In Rheinheimera sp. MM224, one DNA window encodes the following:
- a CDS encoding RHS domain-containing protein: MLLTVFFLGSLVCALKLQLVMDGSYAIAPNSNRLSSVTKGGQTRIFGYDANGNVTSEKRLDGSTITYSYNNDNRMESAGTAQYRYNAMGQRVYKKVGSVETRFIYSSSGQLLAEGTTKQYIYFGGQVVGYILNNQLYYVHNDHLGRPEVITNALRNVVWRAKLEAFDQWTVD, from the coding sequence ATGTTGCTAACTGTATTCTTTTTGGGTAGCTTGGTTTGTGCTTTAAAGCTTCAGTTGGTGATGGATGGATCCTACGCTATAGCGCCCAACTCAAACCGTTTATCGTCAGTGACCAAAGGCGGCCAAACGAGAATTTTTGGTTATGACGCTAACGGTAATGTCACCAGTGAAAAACGTCTTGACGGCAGTACAATCACGTACAGCTACAACAACGATAACAGGATGGAATCAGCGGGCACAGCCCAGTACAGATACAACGCGATGGGCCAGCGGGTGTATAAAAAGGTGGGTAGTGTTGAAACCCGCTTTATTTACAGCTCCAGTGGTCAACTGCTAGCCGAAGGCACCACCAAACAATACATTTACTTTGGTGGACAAGTGGTGGGTTATATTCTGAACAACCAGCTGTATTATGTGCACAACGACCATTTAGGCAGGCCGGAAGTCATCACCAATGCGCTGAGAAATGTGGTGTGGCGTGCGAAGCTGGAGGCGTTTGACCAATGGACTGTAGACTAA
- a CDS encoding RHS repeat domain-containing protein: MGNHSFGYDAVGNRTSRSGAIAETYSIAANSNRLSSVTKGGQTRIFGYDANGNVTSEKRFDGSTITYTYNSDNRMESAGSAQYRYNAMGKRVYKKSVALKQGLFTVHKASC; this comes from the coding sequence TTGGGTAATCATAGTTTTGGCTATGATGCAGTAGGTAACAGAACCAGCCGTAGTGGAGCCATTGCTGAGACTTACAGTATAGCGGCTAACTCGAACCGTTTATCGTCAGTGACCAAAGGTGGTCAAACCCGAATTTTTGGTTATGACGCTAACGGCAATGTCACCAGTGAGAAGCGCTTTGATGGCAGTACAATCACCTATACCTATAACAGCGATAACAGGATGGAATCAGCAGGCTCTGCCCAGTATAGATACAACGCGATGGGCAAGCGGGTGTATAAAAAGTCGGTAGCGTTGAAACAAGGTTTATTTACAGTCCACAAGGCCAGTTGTTAG
- a CDS encoding aldo/keto reductase yields MALKDILPGKLGFGTAPLGNMFRDIPEPEARATVDAAWNDGIRYFDNAPFYGAGLAEIRMGDALADKPRQDYVISTKVGRLVLDEIEDVSARDLGEKGDVFKYGRPNKIVNDYSADATMRSIEDSLKRLKTDHIEIVWVHDVAQDFFGDEWLSMFESARKGAFKVLDKLRDEGVIKAWGLGVNKVEPIELLLDLEEPRPDGFLLAGRYTLLDHERALQRVMPKVTERGLGIVVGGPYSSGALVGGPNFEYAPASTAILNKVAKIKALADRYGISMKAAGLQFALANPAVAAVIPGASKPGRIIEDSTALKERVPADFWRELRHAGLVHPDAPLPIKD; encoded by the coding sequence ATGGCACTCAAAGATATTCTTCCAGGCAAGCTTGGTTTTGGTACAGCGCCGCTGGGCAATATGTTTCGCGATATTCCGGAGCCGGAAGCTCGGGCTACTGTGGATGCAGCCTGGAATGATGGCATCCGTTATTTTGATAACGCGCCTTTTTATGGCGCAGGTCTGGCAGAAATCCGTATGGGCGATGCGCTGGCAGACAAGCCGCGGCAGGACTATGTGATTAGCACCAAAGTGGGCCGACTGGTGCTGGATGAAATTGAAGATGTCAGTGCCCGTGATTTAGGTGAAAAAGGTGACGTCTTTAAATACGGCCGCCCAAATAAAATCGTCAACGACTATTCAGCAGATGCCACAATGCGCTCTATTGAAGACAGCCTGAAGCGGCTGAAAACCGATCATATCGAAATTGTCTGGGTGCACGATGTAGCACAGGATTTTTTTGGTGATGAATGGCTCAGCATGTTTGAAAGCGCCCGCAAAGGGGCTTTTAAAGTGCTGGATAAACTGCGTGATGAAGGAGTGATTAAAGCCTGGGGTTTAGGCGTCAATAAAGTCGAGCCTATAGAGTTGCTGCTGGATCTGGAGGAACCTCGTCCTGATGGTTTTTTACTGGCTGGACGTTACACCCTGCTGGACCACGAAAGGGCCTTGCAGCGGGTGATGCCAAAAGTGACAGAGCGCGGTTTGGGTATAGTCGTAGGTGGGCCTTACAGCTCAGGCGCTTTAGTCGGAGGCCCGAACTTTGAATATGCACCTGCCTCAACAGCTATCTTAAACAAAGTGGCGAAGATCAAAGCACTGGCGGACAGATACGGCATCAGTATGAAAGCGGCAGGTTTACAGTTTGCTTTGGCCAACCCTGCAGTGGCAGCTGTGATCCCAGGAGCCAGTAAACCAGGTCGTATTATTGAAGACAGCACGGCGTTAAAAGAGAGAGTGCCAGCGGATTTCTGGCGTGAGTTGCGTCACGCAGGCCTGGTGCATCCAGATGCGCCACTGCCCATTAAGGACTAA
- a CDS encoding TonB-dependent receptor, which translates to MKVLKLKPSYLLTTLALCSAFGVVAQVAETAKTSDGKDDEGRAIEVIQISATKRVTTLRETPLAVTAFDQKTLDENHVAQLDDLQGIVPSLQIAQNGTQNTPMVYVRGIGSSDQTESGDPAVAFHIDGIYSARSQGASALMFDLEGAEVLRGPQGTLFGRNATGGVVNLHTAKARLDGFDANAEITLGNYDRRATRAMVNIPLSETLAIRVAAAMDQSEGVVDFLPGSAMGEKYGSTDLAAARFSAFYQPTDKFDLTFSYENFTDNGTGNIPTITGGSDRSSYVQEPGFNDATSDSFRTRMNYNFDSGLQLAYIGGYTDTSRVSVWDRTWSLTKYEWGGCVECDHEATQHELQFKNDDAERFQWMVGYFYFKENNNTIFDIVHPDVDYEGGTTPNKNLWSTYRQPDRGLESNSIYAQSTYNLTDDWRLSAGLRYTNDKRWDKGGRNIMCPDVKRTEVMDPNQDNVGYMDPDGILNGLGPNKNLVQPGQCWVDTYNDTSPEWSKTTGMARVEWDMTDDVMFYTSYATGFKSGTIQDGNKYTGTGPFTQEALDAIIAANNNEAAGTAAYVAPEENTSIELGMKGLFLDGTLQLFAALFSTEYTDLQVTSNVVTNTGADLLRKTNAGKATINGLELEGRWLVIENGELSGSMSVLDATYDDFLTTDSKYGRDGLAFNPSAGNPALPNLLDFSGNHLVMAPEFSASVNYEHFVGLESGATLKPRIRVGYTSEVWFDPANRGDRPAGFKNLPYAADIDRQDAYTKVDLSLTFEPSEGSWSTEAFVNNVTDRDIKSDQGRTHGDAVPNFMWQSPRTFGVRFNVAFE; encoded by the coding sequence GTGAAAGTCTTAAAATTAAAACCGTCTTACTTACTGACCACACTGGCGCTCTGCAGCGCTTTTGGTGTTGTTGCACAAGTCGCTGAAACTGCAAAAACCAGCGATGGCAAAGATGATGAAGGCCGTGCTATTGAAGTAATTCAGATCAGCGCGACCAAAAGGGTAACTACCTTACGTGAAACTCCACTGGCGGTAACTGCCTTTGACCAGAAAACTCTGGACGAAAACCATGTGGCACAGCTGGATGATTTACAGGGCATAGTTCCTAGCTTACAAATTGCACAAAACGGCACACAAAATACGCCTATGGTGTATGTGCGTGGTATTGGTTCTTCTGACCAGACTGAAAGTGGTGACCCTGCTGTAGCTTTCCACATTGATGGTATTTATTCAGCCCGCTCTCAAGGCGCTTCTGCTTTGATGTTTGATTTAGAAGGTGCTGAAGTTTTACGTGGTCCACAAGGCACTTTATTCGGCCGTAACGCCACTGGTGGTGTAGTGAACTTACACACTGCCAAAGCCCGTCTGGATGGTTTTGATGCCAACGCTGAAATCACCTTAGGTAACTACGACCGCCGTGCTACCCGCGCTATGGTCAATATTCCTTTAAGCGAGACATTGGCTATTCGTGTTGCAGCTGCAATGGACCAATCTGAAGGTGTGGTTGATTTCCTGCCTGGTTCAGCCATGGGCGAAAAATACGGTTCTACCGATCTGGCCGCTGCGCGTTTCAGCGCTTTTTATCAGCCAACAGACAAGTTTGATTTAACTTTCTCCTACGAAAACTTTACCGATAATGGCACGGGCAATATCCCGACCATTACTGGCGGTTCAGATCGCAGCTCTTATGTACAAGAGCCTGGTTTTAACGATGCAACCAGCGATAGCTTCCGTACCAGAATGAACTACAACTTCGATTCAGGTTTGCAACTGGCTTACATCGGGGGCTACACAGATACGTCTCGTGTTTCGGTATGGGACAGAACCTGGAGCCTGACTAAGTACGAATGGGGCGGTTGTGTTGAATGTGACCACGAAGCTACTCAACACGAATTACAGTTCAAAAATGACGATGCTGAGCGTTTTCAATGGATGGTGGGTTACTTCTACTTCAAAGAAAACAACAACACTATTTTTGACATAGTACACCCTGACGTCGATTACGAAGGTGGCACTACACCAAACAAAAACTTGTGGTCTACTTACCGTCAGCCAGACCGTGGTTTAGAGTCGAACAGTATTTATGCTCAGTCTACTTACAATCTGACAGACGACTGGCGCTTGAGTGCCGGCTTACGTTACACCAACGATAAACGTTGGGACAAAGGTGGCCGTAACATCATGTGTCCTGACGTAAAACGTACTGAAGTGATGGACCCTAATCAGGATAATGTAGGTTACATGGATCCGGATGGCATATTGAATGGTCTTGGCCCGAACAAGAACCTGGTACAACCTGGTCAATGTTGGGTCGATACTTACAACGACACCAGCCCGGAGTGGAGCAAAACCACAGGTATGGCTCGGGTTGAATGGGACATGACAGATGACGTGATGTTCTACACCTCCTACGCCACTGGCTTTAAGTCAGGTACTATTCAGGATGGTAACAAATACACTGGTACTGGCCCATTCACGCAAGAAGCTCTGGATGCCATTATTGCTGCTAACAACAACGAAGCTGCAGGTACTGCCGCTTATGTAGCGCCGGAAGAAAACACCAGTATCGAATTGGGTATGAAAGGTTTATTCCTGGACGGTACGTTGCAGTTATTTGCTGCGCTGTTCAGCACTGAATACACCGACTTACAGGTCACCAGTAACGTAGTGACCAACACCGGTGCTGACTTACTGCGTAAAACCAACGCTGGTAAAGCCACTATCAATGGTTTGGAATTAGAAGGCCGTTGGTTAGTGATTGAAAATGGCGAGTTAAGTGGTTCTATGTCTGTACTGGATGCAACTTACGATGACTTCCTGACCACAGATTCTAAATATGGCCGTGATGGTTTAGCCTTTAACCCGTCTGCAGGTAACCCGGCATTGCCTAACCTGCTGGATTTCAGCGGTAATCATTTAGTCATGGCTCCGGAATTCTCAGCTTCTGTGAATTACGAACATTTTGTTGGTCTGGAAAGCGGCGCTACGTTAAAACCACGTATTCGTGTGGGTTATACCAGCGAAGTATGGTTTGACCCGGCCAACCGTGGTGACAGACCAGCAGGTTTCAAAAATCTGCCTTACGCTGCTGATATCGATCGTCAGGATGCCTATACCAAAGTGGATTTAAGCCTGACGTTCGAACCTTCAGAAGGCAGCTGGTCAACGGAAGCTTTCGTGAATAACGTCACTGACCGCGATATTAAGAGCGATCAAGGCCGTACTCACGGTGACGCCGTACCTAACTTTATGTGGCAATCACCACGTACCTTTGGTGTGCGTTTTAACGTAGCTTTTGAATAA
- a CDS encoding RHS repeat-associated core domain-containing protein: MLAEGTSKQYIYFNDHVVGYILNNQLYFVHNDHLGRPEVITNALKNVVWRAKLEAFDRSVLSTSIGEFNIGFPGQYWDAEKGSWYNYFRDYDATLGRYLQSDPIGLAGGLNTYGYVFNRPTSLTDPTGLWPDGNPNDFYVAGQSWTHGVRAPDYIQISMDAYILNGYVQLSRSGNYFVGGGFVRQYPNPSSGGFSMSAAWLTRCETPTGTEVDDFLTGHGNGFGGGYLGLGAGGAWTPENGTAFMLGFGIGFSANPGTIGYPQGPTGLGGW, encoded by the coding sequence TTGTTAGCCGAAGGCACCAGCAAACAGTACATTTACTTTAATGACCATGTGGTGGGTTATATTCTGAACAACCAGCTGTATTTTGTGCACAACGACCACTTAGGCAGGCCGGAAGTCATCACCAATGCGCTGAAAAATGTGGTGTGGCGTGCGAAGCTGGAGGCGTTTGACCGCTCTGTGTTAAGTACAAGTATTGGCGAGTTTAATATTGGTTTTCCAGGTCAGTACTGGGATGCTGAGAAAGGTAGCTGGTATAACTATTTCAGGGATTATGATGCGACGTTAGGGCGCTATTTGCAGAGTGACCCTATTGGTTTGGCTGGTGGGTTGAATACTTATGGCTATGTTTTCAATCGTCCTACTTCCCTAACAGATCCGACAGGCCTATGGCCTGATGGAAATCCAAATGACTTCTATGTTGCGGGGCAATCCTGGACGCATGGGGTTAGAGCGCCTGATTACATTCAAATATCAATGGATGCATATATCCTGAATGGTTACGTACAGTTGTCTCGGAGTGGCAATTATTTTGTTGGAGGAGGTTTTGTAAGGCAATACCCTAATCCATCAAGTGGTGGTTTTAGTATGAGCGCGGCATGGTTAACTCGTTGTGAAACTCCGACAGGTACTGAAGTTGATGATTTCTTAACCGGCCATGGTAACGGCTTTGGAGGAGGTTATCTCGGCTTAGGTGCGGGAGGAGCTTGGACCCCTGAAAATGGAACTGCATTTATGCTTGGGTTTGGCATAGGATTTAGTGCGAACCCCGGAACAATAGGTTATCCGCAGGGCCCCACAGGGTTAGGAGGGTGGTGA
- the rpoZ gene encoding DNA-directed RNA polymerase subunit omega: MARVTVEDAVNKIGNRFDLILVASRRARQLAVEGKEPMVDPENDKPTVVALREIEKGFITNGILDQQERREQLQQEASEMAAVAAIIGSDE; this comes from the coding sequence ATGGCTCGCGTAACAGTTGAAGATGCAGTAAATAAAATTGGTAACCGCTTTGATTTAATTCTGGTGGCCTCACGTCGTGCCCGTCAGTTAGCTGTTGAAGGCAAAGAGCCAATGGTTGATCCTGAAAACGACAAGCCTACAGTAGTAGCTTTGCGTGAAATCGAAAAAGGTTTTATCACTAACGGTATTCTGGACCAGCAAGAACGTCGTGAACAGTTACAGCAAGAAGCGTCAGAAATGGCTGCAGTAGCTGCAATTATCGGTTCTGACGAATAA
- a CDS encoding multidrug efflux RND transporter permease subunit translates to MNSRSIFAWCMDHPIGTVLLTIALVLLGVLAFPRLSVAPLPEADFPTIQVDARLPGASAETMASSVATPLEVALSSVPGITEMTSSSALGSVNITLQFVLEKDIDTAAQEVQAALNQAAGRLPDMPNLPTWRKVNPADSPILIIGVTSETLSRTEISDLAETVLARQMTQINGVGEVFIGGQQKPAIRIQAKPEVLAAAGLTLADIRAAVQRASVNLPKGALFGDNRVSTLAVNDQIFSADEYADLIVSYNNGAPVYLRDVATVKLGAENDFVQIWPNGESGVALIIRRQPGANIVATADRIRVALPQLTAALPADIKVEVFNDRTRTIRSSLHEVELTLAIAVILVIAVMAAFLRQWSATLIVSAVLGVSLIGTCAFMYLAGFSLNNLTLVAIVIAVGFIVDDAIVVIENIHRHLEAGETKRVAALKGAQEIGFTVVSISVSLVAAFIPLLFMGGIIGKLFLEFSLTATAAILISVVVCLTLAPTLASIFMDKAPAHDPNNPGFFDRLVKRYDKVLTWALDHQRIMLGVFFLTVAGSVASFMAIPKGFFPLQDTGFVIGITQAASDIPYEDMVAKHKQMEAILKKDPDITGFNHAVGGNSSTGSGRVWVVLSDPDDRDASASEIIDRLRPQFAQIPGFQVFLRAAQDINLGAGPGRAQYSYVLKALSSEELATWTQALTAKLRQNPMFTDLSNDLQWDANIIKLELDRQEAARLGFAAADLDQALYDAFGQRQINEYQTETNQYNVILELDPAQRGTAESLNYFHLRSPTTGEMVPLLAFAKVMPATSGPVVIAHNGMQPAANLSFNLAAGVALGDAVNALEQARTELQMPASVVGSFQGAAQAFQDSLATQPLLIFTALLAVYIILGVLYESFVHPLTILSTLPSAAIGAILLLWAWQLDFSIMALIGIILLIGIVKKNGILMVDFALQAQREQGLSAKDAIHQACLVRFRPIMMTTLAAILGAVPLMMGFGTGAELRVPLGVAIVGGLAFSQVLTLLTTPVVFLALDKAFLQKK, encoded by the coding sequence ATGAACAGCCGCAGTATTTTTGCCTGGTGTATGGATCATCCCATTGGCACGGTATTACTTACTATTGCCCTGGTATTGTTAGGTGTGTTGGCCTTCCCGCGTTTATCTGTTGCGCCTTTGCCTGAAGCCGATTTTCCTACCATTCAGGTTGACGCCCGGTTGCCGGGGGCCAGTGCTGAAACTATGGCATCTTCCGTTGCTACACCTTTGGAAGTGGCATTAAGTTCGGTGCCAGGTATTACCGAAATGACCTCAAGCAGTGCTTTAGGCTCAGTCAATATCACTTTGCAATTTGTGCTGGAAAAAGATATCGATACTGCAGCGCAGGAAGTTCAGGCTGCACTGAATCAGGCGGCAGGCCGTTTGCCTGATATGCCCAATCTACCGACCTGGCGTAAGGTCAATCCGGCGGATAGTCCTATTTTAATTATTGGTGTCACCTCTGAAACCTTATCCCGCACTGAAATCAGCGATTTAGCCGAAACCGTACTGGCGCGTCAAATGACCCAAATTAACGGCGTGGGTGAGGTCTTTATTGGCGGTCAGCAAAAACCAGCCATTCGTATTCAGGCCAAACCTGAAGTGTTAGCTGCTGCAGGTTTAACCCTGGCGGATATTCGTGCCGCAGTGCAACGCGCCAGTGTGAATTTACCTAAAGGTGCTTTGTTTGGTGATAACAGGGTGTCCACTCTGGCAGTGAATGACCAGATTTTTTCGGCAGATGAATATGCTGATCTAATCGTCAGTTACAACAATGGCGCTCCTGTGTATTTACGAGATGTGGCCACAGTGAAGTTGGGTGCTGAAAACGACTTTGTACAAATTTGGCCCAATGGCGAATCTGGTGTGGCCTTAATTATTCGCCGCCAGCCTGGCGCCAATATAGTAGCCACAGCAGATCGTATCAGAGTAGCTTTACCTCAACTGACCGCTGCTTTACCGGCTGATATTAAAGTCGAAGTCTTCAACGACAGAACCCGGACCATCCGCTCTTCGTTACATGAAGTAGAGCTGACTTTGGCTATTGCTGTGATACTGGTTATAGCTGTGATGGCGGCGTTTTTACGCCAGTGGTCCGCCACCTTAATAGTATCTGCTGTGCTTGGTGTGTCTTTGATTGGCACCTGCGCTTTTATGTATCTGGCAGGGTTTAGTCTGAACAACCTGACGCTGGTGGCTATTGTCATAGCCGTTGGTTTTATTGTCGATGACGCCATAGTGGTAATTGAAAACATACACCGACATTTGGAAGCTGGGGAGACGAAAAGAGTTGCAGCGCTCAAAGGTGCACAGGAAATTGGTTTTACCGTGGTCTCTATCAGTGTGTCTTTAGTGGCGGCTTTTATTCCGTTGTTGTTTATGGGCGGTATTATCGGCAAGCTGTTTTTAGAGTTTTCGTTAACTGCCACTGCCGCCATATTGATTTCAGTGGTGGTGTGCTTAACGCTGGCTCCGACTTTAGCTTCTATTTTTATGGATAAAGCGCCAGCTCATGATCCAAACAATCCGGGCTTTTTTGATCGCTTAGTCAAACGTTATGACAAAGTATTGACCTGGGCGCTGGATCATCAGCGGATTATGCTTGGGGTGTTTTTTCTGACAGTGGCAGGCAGTGTCGCCAGTTTTATGGCAATACCCAAAGGCTTTTTTCCACTGCAGGATACAGGTTTTGTGATAGGTATCACTCAGGCTGCTTCTGATATTCCCTATGAAGACATGGTGGCTAAACACAAGCAAATGGAAGCCATTCTGAAAAAGGATCCGGATATCACAGGTTTTAACCATGCTGTGGGTGGTAATAGTTCCACTGGTTCAGGCCGGGTTTGGGTGGTGTTAAGCGACCCTGATGATCGCGATGCCAGCGCCAGTGAAATTATCGACCGTTTACGGCCGCAATTTGCCCAAATACCAGGTTTTCAGGTGTTTTTGCGCGCAGCTCAGGACATTAACCTGGGGGCTGGCCCTGGCCGTGCTCAATACAGTTATGTACTCAAAGCCTTAAGCAGTGAAGAGCTGGCAACCTGGACTCAGGCGCTAACGGCAAAACTTCGGCAAAATCCTATGTTTACCGATTTATCTAACGACTTGCAGTGGGACGCCAATATTATCAAGTTGGAGTTGGACAGGCAGGAAGCGGCACGTTTAGGTTTTGCTGCTGCTGATTTGGATCAGGCCTTGTACGATGCTTTTGGTCAACGTCAAATCAACGAATACCAGACAGAAACTAACCAGTACAATGTGATACTGGAGCTGGATCCGGCGCAGCGTGGCACAGCAGAAAGCTTAAACTATTTCCACTTACGTTCACCCACTACAGGTGAAATGGTGCCTTTATTGGCCTTTGCGAAAGTGATGCCTGCCACCAGTGGTCCTGTGGTTATTGCTCACAATGGCATGCAACCAGCGGCGAATTTGTCGTTTAACCTGGCTGCTGGTGTGGCTTTAGGCGATGCAGTGAATGCTCTGGAACAAGCCCGCACAGAGTTGCAGATGCCAGCCTCTGTGGTTGGCTCTTTTCAGGGCGCAGCTCAGGCGTTTCAGGATTCTTTGGCGACTCAACCTCTGCTGATTTTCACAGCTTTATTGGCGGTGTATATCATTTTAGGTGTGTTGTACGAGAGTTTTGTTCACCCTCTGACGATTTTGTCTACCTTACCTTCTGCTGCTATTGGTGCCATTTTATTGCTCTGGGCCTGGCAACTGGACTTCTCCATTATGGCGCTGATCGGCATTATCCTGCTAATAGGTATAGTGAAGAAAAACGGTATTCTGATGGTCGACTTTGCGTTACAAGCCCAGCGTGAACAAGGTTTGTCAGCCAAAGATGCGATACATCAGGCCTGCTTAGTAAGGTTCCGGCCTATTATGATGACGACCTTAGCCGCTATTTTAGGGGCTGTGCCTTTAATGATGGGCTTTGGTACTGGTGCAGAACTGCGTGTGCCTTTAGGTGTCGCTATAGTCGGTGGTCTGGCGTTCAGTCAGGTATTAACTCTTCTGACGACTCCAGTTGTCTTCCTCGCGTTAGATAAAGCCTTCTTACAGAAAAAATAA
- a CDS encoding PaaI family thioesterase, producing the protein MNALTKANLQLWWFGFRYIPLIGFCKPKILELTDARTVIRMPHHRHTKNHLGSIYFGALAIGADLAGAFLVFYKARQKKLNIHFAFKDVQGEFLKRPEAAVHFISNDGALIDQMIQQSLDTGERINQSVTIDVTCPSLHGDELMAKFTLTLSVKAKSR; encoded by the coding sequence ATGAACGCCTTAACTAAAGCCAACTTACAACTCTGGTGGTTTGGATTTCGTTATATTCCGCTGATAGGTTTTTGTAAGCCAAAAATTCTGGAATTAACAGATGCACGCACTGTGATCCGGATGCCACACCATCGCCATACCAAAAACCATTTGGGCAGTATTTATTTTGGTGCTCTGGCCATAGGTGCAGATTTAGCCGGTGCTTTTTTAGTCTTTTACAAAGCGCGGCAGAAAAAGCTGAATATCCACTTTGCCTTTAAAGACGTACAAGGCGAGTTTTTAAAACGCCCTGAAGCTGCAGTGCATTTCATCAGCAACGACGGCGCTTTAATAGACCAGATGATCCAACAATCGCTGGATACAGGAGAGCGTATTAATCAATCAGTCACTATTGATGTCACCTGCCCTTCGTTGCATGGCGACGAGCTGATGGCGAAATTCACTTTAACTTTGTCAGTGAAAGCCAAAAGCCGCTGA
- a CDS encoding efflux RND transporter periplasmic adaptor subunit: MKLVKLVMISGLWLSCAVVAQQGPAVPVKTALVQQQSVPVWLRAIGQVKAQQSVEIRPQVDGILQRILVEEGQLVKAGDLLAVIDDRSIKAAYEQAKAQLAVVQAQLDVARLDLKRYQNLRKDQAVSAQMADQQQATVQQLEAQLRSVQATINAQQVELSYTQIVSPISGQVGIRNVDAGNYIRTSDASSLFSVVQLDPISIEISLPQSRLPELQLLTQQIRQKQTVPVLAYLKEGADPLAQGQLTVVDNRVASATGTIRVKADFANPDAALWPSQSVVIALQSKVLENVLTIPVKALQQGPEGAFVWFDEQGKAATAPVEVVLQEKNQVVVTGLTAGQQVIVDGQSRLRKGAELKILTDAPQTAAAEQ; the protein is encoded by the coding sequence ATGAAATTGGTAAAGCTAGTGATGATATCCGGCCTTTGGCTGAGCTGTGCTGTGGTGGCGCAACAAGGCCCTGCTGTGCCGGTCAAAACAGCTTTAGTGCAACAGCAGAGTGTGCCTGTGTGGCTCCGGGCCATAGGGCAAGTGAAAGCACAGCAAAGTGTTGAAATTCGCCCTCAGGTGGATGGCATATTGCAGCGTATTCTGGTGGAAGAAGGCCAGTTGGTGAAAGCTGGTGATCTGTTGGCAGTGATTGACGATCGCAGTATTAAAGCCGCCTATGAACAAGCTAAAGCTCAACTGGCTGTAGTGCAGGCTCAGCTGGATGTAGCCAGACTGGACTTAAAACGTTATCAGAACCTGCGTAAAGATCAGGCGGTATCGGCGCAGATGGCTGATCAGCAACAGGCCACAGTGCAGCAATTAGAAGCACAACTGCGCAGCGTACAGGCCACTATTAACGCTCAGCAGGTGGAGTTGTCTTATACCCAAATTGTATCGCCTATTTCAGGTCAGGTCGGTATCCGTAATGTCGATGCAGGCAACTACATCAGAACCAGCGACGCCAGCAGTTTGTTTTCTGTAGTGCAACTGGACCCTATCAGTATTGAAATCTCGCTGCCGCAGTCGCGTTTACCTGAGTTACAGCTGTTAACGCAGCAAATCCGCCAAAAACAGACAGTACCTGTGCTGGCTTATTTAAAAGAAGGTGCAGATCCTTTAGCTCAGGGCCAACTGACAGTAGTGGATAACAGAGTGGCTTCAGCGACTGGCACTATCAGAGTCAAAGCCGATTTTGCCAATCCGGACGCGGCTTTATGGCCTAGCCAGTCTGTAGTGATTGCTCTGCAAAGCAAAGTGTTAGAAAACGTCTTAACTATTCCGGTGAAAGCGTTACAGCAAGGGCCTGAAGGCGCTTTTGTCTGGTTTGACGAGCAAGGTAAAGCGGCCACTGCACCTGTTGAAGTGGTATTGCAGGAAAAAAATCAGGTGGTAGTGACAGGGCTCACAGCAGGTCAGCAGGTCATAGTGGATGGCCAGAGCCGTTTGCGTAAAGGTGCTGAACTGAAAATTCTGACTGACGCGCCTCAAACTGCAGCTGCGGAGCAATAA
- the gmk gene encoding guanylate kinase produces the protein MQDLLGNLFIISAPSGAGKSTLINALLKQHADMQLSVSHTTRSPRPGESNGVQYHFTDVPTFKQLIAQDQFIEWAEVFGNYYGTSKAALADKLAQGIDVFLDIDWQGARQIKQQLPFVTSIFILPPSVEALEQRLNQRGQDSAEVIAGRMAKAQDEISHADEYDYWVVNDDLELALQQFSGIIQTQRLKQQKQAIRQQKLISGLLANETK, from the coding sequence ATGCAGGACTTATTAGGTAACTTATTTATTATTTCAGCGCCAAGCGGGGCGGGAAAATCCACGCTGATCAATGCGTTGTTAAAGCAACATGCCGATATGCAGCTGAGTGTATCTCACACCACCCGCTCACCACGCCCGGGCGAAAGTAATGGGGTGCAGTATCATTTCACTGATGTTCCAACCTTTAAACAATTGATTGCACAAGACCAGTTTATTGAATGGGCAGAAGTGTTTGGCAATTATTACGGCACATCCAAAGCAGCTTTGGCCGATAAACTGGCTCAGGGTATAGATGTATTTTTAGATATAGACTGGCAAGGTGCCCGTCAAATCAAACAGCAACTGCCTTTTGTCACCAGTATTTTTATTCTGCCACCCAGTGTTGAAGCTTTAGAGCAACGCCTGAATCAACGGGGTCAGGACAGCGCAGAAGTGATTGCAGGCCGTATGGCCAAAGCGCAGGACGAAATCAGTCATGCCGATGAATACGATTATTGGGTGGTGAATGATGATCTGGAGCTGGCGTTGCAGCAGTTTTCCGGCATTATCCAGACTCAGCGCTTAAAACAGCAGAAGCAGGCGATACGGCAACAGAAGTTAATTTCTGGCCTGTTGGCGAACGAAACGAAATAG